In Porites lutea chromosome 7, jaPorLute2.1, whole genome shotgun sequence, a single window of DNA contains:
- the LOC140943612 gene encoding uncharacterized protein translates to MELKGILIFLILSALLVFTHARPSEDERQKREDDDDREQDAAGGESGSAAEPTTAPPAAGATTPPPAGGTPPPNAGVPPPPGGAPPAGANPIVAAVNQACAAFQACAAQGDPNMCLQQMLQTLSSLSGGAGGAPVGAAPCQGGASMPMPQPMPMPMPMPQPMPYPEVIMEPASCGGTYPCKDKGSKGKKHHDKKEKKLDKKAKKD, encoded by the exons ATGGAGCTGAAAGGAATCTTGATCTTCCTTATCTTGTCCGCTTTACTCGTTTTCACCCATGCTCGACCTTCAGAG GATGAGCGCCAGAAGCGTGAAGACGATGACGACAGGGAACAAG ATGCGGCAGGAGGAGAGAGTGGAAGTGCTGCTGAGCCCACCACTGCCCCACCAGCTGCTGGTGCTACCACGCCACCCCCTGCAGGGGGAACACCGCCGCCAAACGCAGGAGTACCACCACCCCCCGGAGGAGCTCCCCCAGCCGGTGCCAATCCAATTGTCGCTGCTGTT AATCAAGCGTGCGCTGCCTTCCAAGCATGCGCTGCTCAAGGAGACCCCAACATGTGCCTTCAACAAATGCTGCAGACCCTATCATCATTAAGTGGAGGTGCTGGAGGTGCACCTGTTGGGGCAGCCCCCTGTCAAGGAGGTGCCTCCATGCCGATGCCCCAACCTATGCCCATGCCCATGCCCATGCCCCAGCCGATGCCGTATCCTGAGGTTATCATGGAACCGGCCTCTTGTGGTGGAACTTATCCATGTAAAGACAAAGGATCAAAAGGCAAGAAACACCAtgacaagaaagagaaaaagcttGACAAGAAAGCCAAGAAAGATTAG